From Brassica rapa cultivar Chiifu-401-42 chromosome A06, CAAS_Brap_v3.01, whole genome shotgun sequence:
tttaagtggtggaattttaaagttttcaggTGATTTTAGGGTTGTTGGGTGGagtttcttagttaaaaaattaaaacccaaATCCCATGGTTTTAGGTTATATTCTAGagtggtttaaaaaaaaatcacataaatCTCTGCGACTTATTGAAATCATCTAAAACTCTATTAAAAGTCAAATAACCTCAAATGTTACATTGAATACACCCAAATAAAACTCcacaacttaaaatattttcaataacagtGGATTTCAGAGTACTTTATGAAATGTCAAATTCAATAGCAGTGTATTTTAATtgagtttttaaaattcatgtttgaataacagtgaatttgtcattttaatacaaatcaccTAAAACTCTTACTTGAATACACACCCTTTGTGTATTTTGAAGGAAAATCATTTCCCACAATTTTTTATTAccgttttttaatttttaaaaacaaacaaatcaattttatgaGAGATATATTTTTCAGACACTACTTTTGAGTTTTGAGGGTGGTGATAGCTACTAAGGCTCGAATGGTAACAACggattgagcggtgcgggacaagcggtttgactgcggtgcggttctgacagttataaaaacgtatagatatacggtatatgtagaaatttttgttactgttaactgcggtgcggtgcgGGACAGATGATACTATTCGGACCCTAACTTATTTTACTAAAAACAGTATACAAGATACTACAAATTATTGGAGGGataaataaactaattaacCATTAGACTTAGACCGTAGTGCTGAAAGTCTTTCAGTGAAAGATAAAAGGGAAGTGGCTGGGCTGGACTTTTGAGGAAAAAACGAAGAAAAACATGGCAGAGACTACAGACTCGTCATGTGTCTATAAGAACCCAGACGCGCCCGTGGAGGCGCGTGTGCAAGACCTTCTCTCTCGCATGACTCTGCAGGAGAAGATCGGCCAGATGACTCAGATCGAACGCTCAGTGGCTTCTCATGATGTCCTTACAGATTACTTCATCGGTATACACAAACCACAAACCTttcaatataatataacataaacTAAAACTTTTGAAAATCATCCTGcattaagccattagtgatAACCTTTATGACTTTGGTTCTACAGGAAGTGTGCAGAGCGGCGCTGGGAGTTGGCCGTTCGAGGATGCAAAATCGTCGGACTGGGCTGATATGATAGACGGTTTTCAGCGTTCTGCGTTAGCGTCGCGTCTGGGAATCCCTATAATCTACGGCACAGACGCCGTCCACGGCAACAACAACGTCTACGGTGCCACCATTTTCCCCCACAACATTGGCCTCGGTGCCACCAGGTTcaacttatttttattattctCTTCTACTCTGAGCTAAGAGAGTGACACATTTTGTATATTAATCTGAAAGGTAGAATCGACCCAAAAAGTAGCTTTTCTATAGGGTTAAGTTAAGCTTACACAAGTGTATTTGGTTGTTCTTAATGTAATAACActtgtgttgttgttgtctgGTAACTCGATAGAGACGCAGAATTGGTCAAAAGAATTGGAGCTGTAACGGCACTTGAAGTAAGGGCTAGTGGCATTCACTGGACGTTTGCTCCCTGCGTGGCCGTGAGTTccttacagatttttttttttacaatattacTATATTAGAATACTGATTTATAAATATTGGATGAAATGTTGTTTACTCACAGGTTCTGGGAGATCCGAGGTGGGGACGATGCTACGAGAGTTATGGTGAAGCTGCCAAAATAGTCTCTGAGATGAGTTCGATTATCTCGGGCTTACAAGGCGAGCCACCCGAAGAACACCCTAACGGTTACCCTTTTCTTGCCGGAAGGTATATACACATATAATGCTACTACATAATATAACaggctttgaattttttttattttactttggtGATAGAAACAATCTTATCGCATGTGCAAAACATTTTGTTGGAGATGGTGGCACCGATAAGGGTCTAAGCGAAGGGAACACCATTGCGTCGTACGAAGACTTGGAGAGAATACATGTTGCACCCTATGTGAATTGTATTTCTCAGGGAGTATGTACCGTTATGGCCTCGTTTTCTAGTTGGAATGGAAGTAGACTTCATTCTGATTATTACCTCTTAACGGAAGTTCTCAAACAGAAACTCGGTTTCAAGGTTGACTGAATATGAAACTAAATGTAAATAAGCTAGAGGTGTATGCATTGAGCTCGTTTGatttaatatgtttatttttctgTTACCAGGGATTTTTAGTTTCAGACTGGGATGGTTTGGAGACCATTAGCGAGCCACAAGGTTCAGACAACCGTAATTGTGTCAAGCTCGGGATCAATGCTGGAATCGACATGGTACTGAATGAATTTTCATCTGGCTCGGGATTTCTGAAAGATACAAAGATTGTTAATCAATGTTATTGCAGGTGATGGTACCTTACAAGTACCAACAGTTCATAGAAGACCTTACAGATCTGGTTGAGTCAGGGGAAGTACAGATGGCTCGAATCAATGATGCTGTTGAAAAAATACTCAGAGTGAAGTTTGTAGCTGGTCTCTTTGAATATCCTCTCACAGACAGATCTCTGTTGCCTACTGTTGGTTGCAAGGTGAGCTCTAACTCTTGAGTGCTGCCATTATTCTAATCTAAAGATATATGGGAGCATGATTAACTCTGTTTCCACATTTGCAGGAACATAGAGAAGTTGCACGCGAAGCAGTTAGAAAGTCTTTAGTTCTACTAAAGAACGGTAAAAATGATGATAAACCATTTTTGCCGCTAGATCGTACTGCCGAGAGGATTCTAGTGGTTGGAACGCAcgcagacgatcttggtaaccAGTGTGGCGGATGGACAAAGACAAAGTCCGGTCAAAGCGGGAAGATCACTCTCGGTAAGTAAAGCAGATTACAATATCATACGGTAAGTATATGATACAAAGCAAATACTTATTGTA
This genomic window contains:
- the LOC103873269 gene encoding beta-glucosidase BoGH3B, which encodes MAETTDSSCVYKNPDAPVEARVQDLLSRMTLQEKIGQMTQIERSVASHDVLTDYFIGSVQSGAGSWPFEDAKSSDWADMIDGFQRSALASRLGIPIIYGTDAVHGNNNVYGATIFPHNIGLGATRDAELVKRIGAVTALEVRASGIHWTFAPCVAVLGDPRWGRCYESYGEAAKIVSEMSSIISGLQGEPPEEHPNGYPFLAGRNNLIACAKHFVGDGGTDKGLSEGNTIASYEDLERIHVAPYVNCISQGVCTVMASFSSWNGSRLHSDYYLLTEVLKQKLGFKGFLVSDWDGLETISEPQGSDNRNCVKLGINAGIDMVMVPYKYQQFIEDLTDLVESGEVQMARINDAVEKILRVKFVAGLFEYPLTDRSLLPTVGCKEHREVAREAVRKSLVLLKNGKNDDKPFLPLDRTAERILVVGTHADDLGNQCGGWTKTKSGQSGKITLGTTLLDAIKAAVGDKTEVIYEKTPSKETLASCEDFSYAIVALGEPPYAEMRGDNSELTIPLNGNNIVTAVAEKIPTLVILFTGRPMVLEMPVLEKTEALVAAWFPGTEGQGMADVIFGDYDFEGKLPLSWFKRVDQLPLNVDSNFYDPLFPLGYGLNCNSG